In Labrys monachus, the genomic stretch GAGATAGCCTACCGCCACTGCATTGGTTCCGAACGCATTCGACGTCGAGCCGACCGCTGTGGCGTTGGCGCCGCTGGCCTTGGCGAGATATCCATCGGCCGTCGCATCCCGTCCGTTGGCGATGGCGGACGATCCGGTCGCCGTCGCATCCTGGCCGGTGGCGTTGGTCTGATAGCCGGTCGATGTTGCATAATAGCCGTTCGCGATGGCCGCCGCCCCGGTCGCCGTGGCGTCCTGGCCGGTGGCGTTGCTGCCATAGCCCGTCGCCGTCGCATAAAAGCCGTTGGCGATCGCTGTGGTGCCGGTCGCGGTCGCATCCTGGCCGGTGGCATTGCTGCCATAACCCGTCGCTGTCGCATAGAAGCCGTTGGCGATGCTCAACCCGCCGGTCGCCGTGGCATCCTGGCCGGTGGCGTTGCTGCCATAGCCCGTCGCCGTCGCATAAATGCCCGACGCCTTGCTCGACGCGCCGAAGGCCGAAGCATTGGCGCCATTGGCGAGGCTGCCTTCCCCTATGGCAGTCGCATTGGCGCCGGTCGCGTTGCTGCTGACGCCATAGGCCGTCGCGTTGGCGCCGCTCGCGACGCTGCCTGTCCCGGTCGCCAGCGAGTTGTCGGCATAGGCCTTCTCCACCGTCACGCTCAGGCTGGCCGCAGCGAGGGTGAGCGCGGCGACGCTGCCGCCGAGGCCGAGCATGCCGAGGCCGAGGCGCCGGCGGTTCACGCCGAGCACGCGATGGGCCATGCGCAGCACGGCCAGGACGCGCTTGCGCAGCCGGGGCGAGGCCTCGCTCGCGCCATGGACCCAGGCTTCCGCCATCGCCCCGCGCCGGGCCGAAACGGCAGATTTCCCCGCAGACCGGCCATCCCATGCGGCCGATGACGCCGCATCTTCCGCAGCGGCGGAGAATGGAGCTGGGCTCGTTACCTGAGCAGAATTCGTCATTGCCAATCAGGCTCCGATGGTCAAGCGATGTCGGGAGTAAAGGGCATCCGCCGAAGGCTGCCCAGCGGATGCTCCGAAGAATCGGAAAAAGACTGCCACAGGCAGGTCCGGCTCCGCCTCGACAGCGAGCTGGATCGTATTCCGCAGTCTATACCCGAACGAAAACAAGAGATCATGAGCCCACCGCCGCCTGCGAGCCTCCTGCACATGCCGAGCCATCGCATTCGAAGGTAGATCGGCTTTTTCAACAAGAGCCCGAAAATCCAATTTACCCCATGAGTCGCACATGCCACTTTTTGGACACTTTATTTACGTTAGAGAGGTAACCGCATGCGTCGGCAACACGCAAAAGTGAGAAAGATCATTTCAGAAATGATTCTTGGCCGAGGTCGCCCGCCATATCCGCGCCGATCCCGCAAGTTACTTTCATAATCTATTGAAAAATCTAACTTATTTCCTTCACAGCGCGAGGGATTCACTCCCTCGCTCCGCGCGATACGGATGGCGAGTGTTGCGGAACGGCCACACCGGACCCGACAGCGCTCACGCGCGCTTCCGTTCCGAGGGCGGGCTGGAGGCGGGCTGGAGGCGGGCTGGAGGCGGGCTGGAGGCGGGCTGGAACACGGCCCGTTCCAGTCTTCGCAACAACGAACATAACGCACCGAGCGCTAGGTAAGCGGATCGCGGCCGCTTCTTTCAGTATCTGGCCGTCCTAATATTGTTATGTCGCCTGCTTTTCGTCTCTCGATTTTCTTTTTGTCGACCGAAATACGCTTCCTGGCAAAGCTATAGGGAGATCGTCGATAATATACTGTTATATGTGAAGCTATACTGGAAAGCATCGGTGGAACGGGATATTGGCGCGCCGCGGCCTGATTCTTGGGATTGCAGCAACCGGCAAGAACAGATACTGGCTGGGCTCGCTCCGGCCGGCCGGAACACGCGCGAAGGCCCCCAACGCAGAAAATCGTGCTCGCCCATGAACAGCCTGTCCGCCCTGCATGACATGGTTCTCATCGTCGAGGTTTCGCGCACCCGGAGCTTCAGCGTCGCCGGCCGGAATCTCGGCGTGTCCAATGCCACGCTGTCGCGCCGCATCGCCGCCCTCGAGGCACGCCTCGGCCTCCAGCTGTTCGAGCGGACCACGCGCCATGTGGAGTTGACGGATGCCGGCACGCGCTATGTTGCGCGCTGCGCGCATCTCGTGGACGAGGTGCGGCTGGCCGAGGAGGCGCTGCTCGACACGGCCAGCCTTCCGACGGGCCATCTGCGGCTGTCGATGCCGGCGGATGTCGGCATCCATATGCTCGGCCCGGCCCTGCATGCGTTCGGGCGGCGCTATCCCGACATCACCTTCGACATCGACCTGTCTTCGCTTCACCGCGATCATGTCGGCGAGCAGGTCGACGTTTCCTTCCGCGTCGGCGCCGTCGCCGCCGAACGGCTCATCGTGCGGCGGATCGGCTGGGTGCCGCAGCCCCTCTACGCCGCGCCGTCCTATCTTGCCGCCAACGGCCGGCCGCGCATGCCGGCCGACCTGCCGAATCATGAATGCATCATCGGCCGCAATCCCAGGCCGGAAGAGGTCTGGCAGCTGAGCGACGGCCGGCAGACGGAGCAGATCACCGCGCGCGGCCGCTATATGACGAACGATGCGGCGATGATGAGGATGCTGGCGGAGAGCGGCGCCGGCATCTCGCCGCTGCAGCCCGCTTTGGCGCAGGAGGCGGTGGCGCGCGGCCACCTCGAACGCGTGCTGGCGGACTGGCAATTGCCGTCCCTGCCGCTCTATGCCGTCACCACCTCGCGCCTGCAGCCGGCGCGCGTCAAGGTGTTGATCGAATTCCTGGCGACGAGCCTCGCCTCCTGAGGCGGACGCCGGCCCGCCGTGCCGGTCCCGGCCGGGCGCCCTGCCTCAGGCCGCCAGCCCGCGCTTGCGGAGCAGGGCCTGCGGATCCGGATCATGGCCCCGGAAATCGCGATAGGCCTTGGCCGCGTCCTGGCGGTTGCCGGCCGCATAGACGAACTGCTTCAGCTTGCGCGCCGTCTCGGCATCGAAGATGTCGCCGGCCTCGAGGAAGGCATCGAAGCCGTCGGCATCCAGCACTTCCGACCACAGATAGCTGTAATAGGCGGAGGAATAGCCCTCGCCGGCGAAGACATGCTGGAAATGCGGCGGACGGTGGCGCATCACCATCGCCGCGGGCATGTCGATCTCGCCCAGCACCTTCGCCTCGAAGGCCGCGGCGTCGAAGCCGTCGGTGCGATCGAGAAGGTGCATTTCGAGATCGACGAGCGCCGACGACACATATTCCACCGTCGCGAAGCCCTGGTTGAAGGTGCGGCTCGCCAGCAGCCGGTCGAGCAGCGCCTTCGGCATCGGCTCGCCGGTCCGGTAATGGACGGCGTGGCGCTGCAGCACCTCCGGCCGCTCGAGCCAATGCTCGTAGAGCTGCGAGGGGAACTCGACGAAGTCGCGCACCACTCCGGTGCCGGAGAGCAGGGGATAGGTCACGGTCGAGAGCATGCCGTGCAAGGCATGGCCGAACTCGTGGAACAGGGTGCGCGCATCGTCGAAGGAGAGCAGCGTCGGCTGGCCATCCGGCGCGCGCGAGAAATTCATCACGTTGACGATGATCGGGGTGACCTCGCCGTCGAGCTCCTCCTGGCTGCGGAAGGCGCTCATCCAGGCGCCGCTGCGCTTGGAGGCGCGCGCGAAATAGTCGCCGTAGAACAGGCCGACCGTGGCGCCGGCGGCGTCCTTCGCCTCGAAGGCCCGGACGTCCGGATGATAGACAGGCACGTCCCGCCGCTCGGCGAAGGTAACGCCGAACAGCCGGCGGGCCGTGTCGAAGGCCGCCTCGATGATGCGGTCGAGCTGGAGGTAGGGCTTCAGCTCGGCTTCATCGAGGTCGAACGCCTGCTTGCGGCGCTTCTCAGCATAATAGCGCCAGTCCCACGCGGCGATGTCGACATTGTCGCCCATCTCGGCCGCCAGCGCCTGGAGCGCATCGCGTTCGCGCATCGCCTGCAGCCGCGCCGGCCGCCAGACCGAACGCAGCAGCTCCATCGCCGCCCCGGGTGTCTTCGCCATGGAATCGTCGAGGCGGTAATGGGCGAAGCTCTCATAGCCGAGCAGCGCCGCCCGCTCGGCGCGCAGCGCGATCATCTCGGCGATGATGGCGCGGTTGTCGGTCTCCCCGCCACCCTCGCCGCGGGCCAGCCACGCCTTGAAGGCGGTCTCGCGCAGGTCCCGCCGCGCGGAGAACTGCAGGAAGGGCTCGATCAGGGAACGCGACAGCGTCACGACATGCCCGGCCTGGCCGCGATCCGCGGCAGCGCGGGCGCTCGCCTCGACGAGGAAATCCGGCAGGCCGGCGAGATCGGCTTCGCCGTCCAGCGGCATCGACCACGCCTTCTCGTCGTTCAGCACGTTCTGGCCGAAACGGGTGCCGAGACTGGCGAGGCGCTCCGACAGGGCGGCGAGGCGCTGCTTGACCTCCTCCGGCCGGCCGGCGCCGGCGCGCCTGAAAGCCATGTGATAGCGCTCGAGCACCCGGCCCTGCTCGGGGGTGAGATCCAGCCGGTCGCGCTGGGCGAAGATCGCATCGATGCGGCGAAACAGGGCATCGTCGAGATAGATCGCCGTGCGGTGGCGCGACAGGATCGGCGCCATGTCGCGCTCGATGGCCTGCAATTCGTCGCTGGTGTTGGAGCCCGCGAGATTGAAG encodes the following:
- a CDS encoding LysR family transcriptional regulator; the encoded protein is MNSLSALHDMVLIVEVSRTRSFSVAGRNLGVSNATLSRRIAALEARLGLQLFERTTRHVELTDAGTRYVARCAHLVDEVRLAEEALLDTASLPTGHLRLSMPADVGIHMLGPALHAFGRRYPDITFDIDLSSLHRDHVGEQVDVSFRVGAVAAERLIVRRIGWVPQPLYAAPSYLAANGRPRMPADLPNHECIIGRNPRPEEVWQLSDGRQTEQITARGRYMTNDAAMMRMLAESGAGISPLQPALAQEAVARGHLERVLADWQLPSLPLYAVTTSRLQPARVKVLIEFLATSLAS
- a CDS encoding M3 family metallopeptidase, which codes for MPAVDNPLLAPWSTPFEAPPFEAIRAEHFRPAFEAALAQNKAEVAAIAGLAEEPSFDNTLAALERSGRMLDRVASVFFNLAGSNTSDELQAIERDMAPILSRHRTAIYLDDALFRRIDAIFAQRDRLDLTPEQGRVLERYHMAFRRAGAGRPEEVKQRLAALSERLASLGTRFGQNVLNDEKAWSMPLDGEADLAGLPDFLVEASARAAADRGQAGHVVTLSRSLIEPFLQFSARRDLRETAFKAWLARGEGGGETDNRAIIAEMIALRAERAALLGYESFAHYRLDDSMAKTPGAAMELLRSVWRPARLQAMRERDALQALAAEMGDNVDIAAWDWRYYAEKRRKQAFDLDEAELKPYLQLDRIIEAAFDTARRLFGVTFAERRDVPVYHPDVRAFEAKDAAGATVGLFYGDYFARASKRSGAWMSAFRSQEELDGEVTPIIVNVMNFSRAPDGQPTLLSFDDARTLFHEFGHALHGMLSTVTYPLLSGTGVVRDFVEFPSQLYEHWLERPEVLQRHAVHYRTGEPMPKALLDRLLASRTFNQGFATVEYVSSALVDLEMHLLDRTDGFDAAAFEAKVLGEIDMPAAMVMRHRPPHFQHVFAGEGYSSAYYSYLWSEVLDADGFDAFLEAGDIFDAETARKLKQFVYAAGNRQDAAKAYRDFRGHDPDPQALLRKRGLAA